In Parasegetibacter sp. NRK P23, a single genomic region encodes these proteins:
- the ligA gene encoding NAD-dependent DNA ligase LigA, producing the protein MFTSDIIRSYQEQTLEWLRTPSSFDIQQIAQLRDILKFHEHRYYVEDNPLISDGEYDILYKLLEKTEEDHPELITSDSPTQRVAKGLTSVFTTVQHLVPMLSLENSYNAEDLRDWDRKARELTGLDTVEYCVEPKFDGASISLIYENDLLVRAATRGDGVEGEEITTNVKQIRSVPLSAPFSKFGIQQIEIRGEVLINKNNFAAYNAQLVAQNLAPLANPRNAASGSLRIKDPKEVGRRNLEAFLYHVSDVTLTGEMPAALQSHSASLELLWNMGFRSPVKQMKVFPGIDGVIDYCAGFEAGRDELPYEIDGMVIKVNRNDLQDKMGMTTHHPRWAMAYKFRARQGTSILRRVEFQVGRTGSITPVAKIDPVPIGGVTVGSISLFNEDVVREKDLHIGDTVLVERAGDVIPYIVKPLAELRTGKEEPIIFPTNCPVCGDALFKPEDEAVWRCINLNCEAQVVERMIHFVSKDAMDIRSLGESNIRKFYDLKLLHDIPGIYALDFEAIGKLEGFGPKSITNLQEAIEKSKQQPLHRIIFALGIRYVGETTAKVLARAVEHLLDFRNYSEEKLRELEDVGTKVAGSIHQFFSNQDNLHLLEQLEKAGLNLKNTQKGQVAGGSLSGQTFLFTGTLTRFKRSEAEELVEKNGGKLLSGVSSKLNYLVAGEEAGSKLEKAKKIPTVRVITEDEFLQLFG; encoded by the coding sequence ATGTTTACCAGCGATATTATCAGGTCTTACCAGGAACAAACACTTGAATGGCTCAGAACGCCTTCCTCCTTTGATATACAACAGATCGCGCAACTCCGCGATATCCTTAAATTCCACGAACACCGGTATTATGTGGAAGATAACCCGCTTATCTCCGATGGTGAATATGATATACTGTATAAACTGCTTGAAAAAACTGAAGAAGACCACCCTGAACTGATCACTTCCGATTCGCCTACACAGCGTGTCGCCAAAGGACTTACCAGTGTTTTCACCACTGTGCAACACCTTGTGCCGATGCTTTCGCTGGAAAATTCCTATAATGCCGAAGACCTTCGCGACTGGGACCGTAAGGCCAGGGAACTGACAGGCCTCGATACCGTGGAATATTGTGTGGAACCGAAATTCGATGGCGCCAGCATCTCTCTTATTTATGAGAATGACCTTCTTGTAAGAGCCGCCACTCGCGGCGATGGGGTGGAAGGCGAAGAAATTACCACCAATGTGAAGCAGATCCGCTCGGTGCCGCTTTCAGCGCCTTTCTCCAAATTCGGCATTCAACAAATTGAAATCAGGGGAGAAGTCCTCATCAATAAAAATAATTTCGCAGCCTACAATGCGCAGTTGGTGGCCCAGAACCTGGCCCCGCTCGCTAATCCGCGCAACGCGGCCTCGGGTTCCCTCCGCATCAAAGACCCCAAAGAAGTGGGAAGGCGCAACCTGGAAGCCTTTCTTTACCATGTGAGCGACGTAACCCTTACGGGCGAAATGCCGGCAGCGCTGCAAAGCCATAGCGCATCGCTGGAACTGTTGTGGAACATGGGTTTCAGGAGCCCGGTAAAACAAATGAAAGTATTCCCGGGCATCGATGGTGTGATTGATTACTGCGCGGGCTTTGAAGCCGGACGCGATGAACTGCCCTACGAGATAGATGGTATGGTCATCAAAGTGAACCGGAATGACCTTCAGGATAAGATGGGCATGACCACACACCACCCGCGTTGGGCCATGGCCTACAAATTCCGCGCGCGCCAGGGTACCAGCATCCTCCGCAGGGTGGAGTTCCAGGTGGGCCGTACGGGCAGCATTACGCCAGTCGCGAAGATCGACCCCGTTCCCATCGGTGGCGTAACCGTGGGCTCTATCTCTCTTTTCAATGAAGATGTAGTGCGCGAGAAGGACCTGCATATCGGTGATACCGTATTGGTGGAAAGGGCCGGAGATGTTATTCCTTACATCGTGAAACCTTTAGCGGAACTGAGAACAGGGAAAGAAGAACCGATCATTTTCCCGACAAATTGCCCGGTTTGCGGCGATGCCCTCTTTAAGCCCGAAGACGAAGCCGTATGGCGCTGTATCAACCTTAACTGCGAGGCACAGGTAGTGGAAAGAATGATCCATTTCGTAAGCAAAGACGCCATGGACATCAGGAGTTTGGGTGAATCGAACATCCGGAAGTTCTACGACCTGAAATTACTGCACGATATCCCCGGTATTTACGCACTTGATTTCGAAGCCATCGGGAAACTCGAAGGTTTCGGCCCAAAATCCATTACCAACCTACAGGAGGCTATTGAAAAATCGAAGCAGCAACCCCTGCACCGGATCATTTTCGCCCTGGGCATCCGTTATGTGGGCGAAACCACCGCGAAAGTGCTGGCCCGCGCCGTGGAGCACCTGCTCGATTTCAGGAATTATTCTGAAGAAAAACTCCGCGAACTGGAAGATGTGGGCACCAAAGTAGCGGGGAGCATCCACCAGTTTTTCTCCAACCAGGATAACCTTCACCTCCTTGAACAGCTCGAAAAAGCCGGACTGAACCTGAAGAATACCCAGAAAGGACAGGTGGCGGGCGGAAGCTTGAGCGGCCAGACCTTCCTTTTCACCGGCACCCTCACCCGCTTCAAGCGCAGCGAAGCCGAAGAACTGGTGGAAAAGAACGGCGGAAAATTGCTGAGCGGGGTAAGCAGCAAACTCAATTACCTGGTGGCAGGGGAAGAAGCAGGGTCCAAACTGGAAAAAGCAAAAAAGATCCCGACCGTAAGGGTGATCACGGAAGACGAGTTTCTTCAGCTCTTCGGTTAA
- a CDS encoding NUMOD4 domain-containing protein, with protein MVKKLPGEVWKHLPFPGWKQLRKKYALSSSGRVASYSEEVNEDGKLLNGSLTTGYRTLNLHRPDSNGTLYIHREIAKLFLKKPSPKYKYVIHLNHNKTDNTLKNLKWATLEEMIAHQQKSPQKIAYKQIQATRTKGLKLNATQVKTIKKSLNDPKRKLTIKQLAEKYGVSEMTLYRIKSGENWGRI; from the coding sequence ATGGTAAAGAAGCTGCCCGGCGAAGTGTGGAAACACTTGCCATTCCCCGGCTGGAAACAGCTCAGGAAAAAATATGCACTATCATCGAGCGGCCGTGTTGCCAGTTATTCCGAAGAGGTAAACGAAGACGGAAAGCTGCTGAACGGCTCCCTCACTACAGGCTACAGAACCCTAAACCTTCACCGGCCCGATAGCAACGGCACACTTTACATCCACCGTGAAATAGCCAAACTCTTTCTGAAGAAACCTTCTCCTAAATACAAGTATGTGATCCACCTGAATCACAACAAAACCGATAACACACTTAAAAACCTGAAATGGGCCACGCTGGAAGAGATGATCGCGCACCAGCAGAAAAGTCCGCAGAAAATCGCCTACAAACAAATTCAGGCTACGCGTACCAAAGGGCTTAAACTCAATGCCACACAGGTTAAAACCATTAAAAAATCACTCAACGATCCCAAACGTAAACTCACCATCAAGCAACTCGCTGAAAAATATGGCGTGAGTGAAATGACGTTGTACCGCATTAAAAGCGGGGAGAACTGGGGCAGGATATAA